CGGCTGAGCCACCTGCCTCTgagggcgaggaggaggaatTCGATGACGGTGCCAACAATCCACTCGATCTCTCTGTAGGTACCCGGAAACGGGGTCACGAATCGGAGCCTCAACTTGGTCACATTCAGGTTAAGAAGATGTTCAAGTCAGACAGCCCACCCGCGAATTCCGTGGCTTCACCCTCAGCCAGTCAACTGTTGCCAGGAGTTAATCCTTATCTTGCCGCTGTGGCAGCCGCCAATATTTTTCGAGCGGGTCAATTCCCTGACTGGAATAGCAAAAATGATTTGGTTGTGGATCCGCTGGAAAAGATGTCTGATATTGTAAAGGGTGGAGCGAGTGGAATGGGTACCAAGGAAAAAATGCACTCCTCCAAGGCCACAACACCACAGGCAGCATCTCAGCCGCCAAAAAGTCCGGTTCAACCAACACCCAACCAAAATTCCGAATCCGGAGGAGGGTCCGGAGGCGGTGCTGCTGGTAGTGGCGCAGTGACCAAAGCGAGGCATAACATTTGGCAATCGCACTGGCAAAACAAGGGTGTGGCCAGTTCGGTGTTCAGATGTGTGTGGTGCAAGCAGAGTTTCCCTACCCTGGAAGCCCTGACCACCCACATGAAGGACAGCAAGCATTGCGGCGTGAATGTACCACCTTTTGGTAATCTGCCAAGCAACAATCCTCAGCCGCAGCACCACCATCCAACTCCACCTCCACCGCCGCAGAATCATAACCTCCGAAAGCATAGTTCAGGAAGCGCTTCCAATCACTCACCATCGGCAAATGTCAAGAATGCATTCCAATATCGAGGGGATCCACCCACGCCACTACCACGAAAATTGGTTAGAGGCCAGAACGTTTGGCTTGGCAAGGGTGTGGAACAGGCCATGCAGATCCTTAAGTGCATGCGGTGTGGAGAGAGCTTCCGATCTCTTGGCGAAATGACAAAGCACATGCAGGAGACCCAGCACTACACGAATATCCTATCCCAGGAGCAGAGTATATCTATCAAATCAGGGAATGCCAATGCCAACTCAGATGCCAAGGAGAGCCACAACAGTCTGAGTTCCGAAGAAAGTCGCACTCTCAGTGCTGTCCTCACATGTAAAGTGTGCGACAAGGCTTTTAATTCTTTGGGTGATTTAAGCAACCACATGGCCAAGAACAACCACTATGCAGAACCGCTCCTACAGTCTGCGGGAGCACGAAAGCGACCAGCTCCTAAAAAGCGCGAGAAGTCCTTGCCAGTACGCAAACTTTTGGAAATGAAGGGCGGATCAGGAACGACGCAAGAAGATCATTCAAACGAAAAAACCTCGGTGCAAGGAAAACCAGGCTTGGGACCTGGTGGAGGCGATAAAAACGATGCTGCCCTTTTTGCCGAACGCATGCGACAGTATATTACAGGGGTAAAAGCTCCAGAAGAAATTGCCAAAGTAGCTGCTGCCCAACTCCTAGCGAAAAACAAGTCCCCAGAGTTAGTGGAGCAGAAGAACGGCGGCAGCGCAAAGGCTGCCGGTGCCTCGTCTGTTTTAAGTGCCATTGAGCAGATGTTTACAACCAGCTTTGACACGCCACCCAGACACGCCAGCCTGCCAGCTAGTAGTCCATCCAACTCATCCACCAAAAACACTTCGCCCGTGGCCTCCAGCATACTGAAACGATTGGGGATCGATGAAACTGTGGACTACAACAAGCCATTGATTGATACCAATGATCCCTATTATCAGCACTATAGATATACAAGCAGCGAAAGGAGTGGCAGTGAGTGCAGTGCAGAAGCCAGGCCTAGATTAGATGCACCGACTCCCGAAAAACAGCAGCAAGGAGGAGGGCATGACGAGGAATCTTCAAAGCCAGCAATAAAACAAGAAAGGGAAGCGGAGTCGAAACCTGTTAAAATGGAGATCAAGTCTGAGTTTGTTGATGAGCCAAATGAAGCCGAGGAGACATCCAAAATGGAGGCAGCTGTGGTAAATGGAAGTGCCaccaataataacaataatattgtGGAAAGGAGTTCCCCAAAAACACCGTCTTCGGCAGCAAGTCCTCAGACAAGGTTGCTACCTCCCCGAAGCCCTGCCGAGAGTCAGAGATCAGTTACTCCTAAATCACCCGCTTCGAGCCACAAATCGTACGATGGGAGTTCGGAAGGCACAAAGAAGTTTCCAAGT
The sequence above is a segment of the Drosophila melanogaster chromosome 2L genome. Coding sequences within it:
- the tsh gene encoding teashirt; amino-acid sequence: MLHEALMLEIYRQALNAGALPTARPRSTESANSSERCPSHDSNSSEHGGGAGSGGVGHRLDAAALSTGVMPGEGPTTLHSSFPAVPQSLPSQPPSMEAYLHMVAAAAQQYGFPLAAAAAAGAGPRLPLPLANEAAAPFKLPPQASPTASSNNSEALDFRTNLYGRAESAEPPASEGEEEEFDDGANNPLDLSVGTRKRGHESEPQLGHIQVKKMFKSDSPPANSVASPSASQLLPGVNPYLAAVAAANIFRAGQFPDWNSKNDLVVDPLEKMSDIVKGGASGMGTKEKMHSSKATTPQAASQPPKSPVQPTPNQNSESGGGSGGGAAGSGAVTKARHNIWQSHWQNKGVASSVFRCVWCKQSFPTLEALTTHMKDSKHCGVNVPPFGNLPSNNPQPQHHHPTPPPPPQNHNLRKHSSGSASNHSPSANVKNAFQYRGDPPTPLPRKLVRGQNVWLGKGVEQAMQILKCMRCGESFRSLGEMTKHMQETQHYTNILSQEQSISIKSGNANANSDAKESHNSLSSEESRTLSAVLTCKVCDKAFNSLGDLSNHMAKNNHYAEPLLQSAGARKRPAPKKREKSLPVRKLLEMKGGSGTTQEDHSNEKTSVQGKPGLGPGGGDKNDAALFAERMRQYITGVKAPEEIAKVAAAQLLAKNKSPELVEQKNGGSAKAAGASSVLSAIEQMFTTSFDTPPRHASLPASSPSNSSTKNTSPVASSILKRLGIDETVDYNKPLIDTNDPYYQHYRYTSSERSGSECSAEARPRLDAPTPEKQQQGGGHDEESSKPAIKQEREAESKPVKMEIKSEFVDEPNEAEETSKMEAAVVNGSATNNNNNIVERSSPKTPSSAASPQTRLLPPRSPAESQRSVTPKSPASSHKSYDGSSEGTKKFPSDSLNALSSMFDSLGSSGAGANSRAKLAAAAAAGGSESPENLTAGGNSLAALRQFCVKKEKTA